A region from the Stutzerimonas stutzeri genome encodes:
- a CDS encoding maltoporin, protein MTPQQSVRFFKPTLLCTALLAAMPSHAVDFHGYMRSGVGATAGGGDQACFQAAGAPAKYRLGNECETYAEIGLGQEVWKEGEQSFYVDSMIAYKSGQANDWEATRTDTNGGANNPYDEGGDVAIRQFNVVGKNLIASLPGADIWAGKRYYKRHDVHINDYYYWDVSGPGAGIEDIDLGFGKASIAWIRNTDGEWTYQGSGTGTNIANDTLDFRVAEIDVNPNGKLEIGYDYGKANLTDLQERDDGYQDQKGHLVTLEHTQGNWFGGYNKLALQYGTDGIIGSGGHNTTGNSDGDMFRLVNQGVVGLTDNVEMMYVQIYEDKDFDNDSGQKWLSFGVRPVYKWNETMSTALEFGYDRVDPQADGERSRDLKKLTLAQQWSAGRSFWARPQIRVFATYAKWDGGRYQAASESIDAGDDDGLTFGVQAEAWW, encoded by the coding sequence ATGACTCCGCAACAATCCGTGCGTTTTTTTAAGCCCACCCTGCTCTGCACCGCCCTGCTGGCGGCCATGCCTTCGCACGCGGTGGATTTCCATGGCTATATGCGTTCCGGCGTCGGTGCGACCGCAGGAGGTGGCGATCAGGCCTGTTTCCAGGCCGCCGGCGCACCGGCCAAGTACCGCCTGGGCAACGAATGCGAAACCTACGCTGAAATCGGCCTCGGCCAGGAAGTCTGGAAGGAAGGCGAACAAAGCTTCTACGTCGACAGCATGATCGCCTATAAATCGGGCCAGGCTAACGACTGGGAAGCGACCCGCACCGACACCAATGGCGGTGCCAACAACCCCTACGACGAAGGCGGCGACGTCGCCATCCGTCAGTTCAACGTGGTGGGCAAGAACCTGATCGCGAGCCTGCCGGGCGCCGACATCTGGGCGGGCAAGCGTTACTACAAGCGCCACGACGTGCACATCAACGATTACTACTACTGGGACGTCTCCGGCCCCGGCGCCGGTATCGAAGACATCGACCTGGGCTTCGGCAAAGCCAGCATTGCCTGGATCCGCAACACCGATGGCGAGTGGACCTACCAGGGCTCCGGTACGGGCACCAACATCGCCAACGACACCCTGGACTTCCGTGTTGCCGAGATCGACGTCAACCCCAACGGCAAGCTGGAAATCGGCTACGACTATGGCAAGGCCAACCTGACCGACCTGCAGGAGCGCGACGACGGCTACCAGGACCAGAAGGGTCACCTGGTCACCCTCGAGCACACCCAGGGCAACTGGTTCGGCGGCTACAACAAGCTCGCCCTGCAGTACGGCACCGACGGCATCATCGGCAGCGGTGGCCACAACACTACCGGCAACAGCGATGGCGACATGTTCCGCCTGGTCAACCAGGGCGTGGTCGGGCTGACCGACAACGTCGAAATGATGTACGTGCAGATCTACGAAGACAAAGACTTCGACAACGACTCCGGCCAGAAATGGCTCTCCTTCGGCGTGCGCCCGGTCTACAAGTGGAACGAGACCATGAGCACCGCGCTGGAATTCGGCTACGACCGTGTCGACCCGCAGGCCGACGGCGAGCGCAGCCGCGATCTGAAGAAACTCACCCTGGCCCAGCAATGGTCCGCTGGTCGCAGCTTCTGGGCACGTCCGCAGATCCGCGTGTTCGCCACCTACGCCAAGTGGGACGGTGGTCGCTACCAGGCGGCCAGCGAGTCCATCGACGCCGGTGACGACGACGGTCTGACCTTCGGCGTACAGGCCGAGGCCTGGTGGTAA
- a CDS encoding alpha-amylase, with amino-acid sequence MHRRTPACHLLAFAFALPTQLALAEPSITARIADQPIDLRWHEMQPERYSTELTLPAGRLELGTAGAARSQPLAAYRKQTLEKDTALRFDVPAPGRYRLIVDTGEDASLRLLPIKEAEPAKPGITCPVWRGEPVSVKVDGVFAEGERVRDAYSGQTTTVHDGRVTLTPAAGSDGLLLLEAVDTPADMPYDWRNATVYFVITDRFANGDPSNDRSYGRQPDGEQEIGTFHGGDLKGLTGKLDYLAELGISAVWITAPYEQIHGWVGGGDKGDFRHYGYHGYYALDYTELDANMGSEADLRELMAEAHARGIRVLFDVVMNHPGYSTLADMQTFGFGGLREGMAQYLPAQWTAWQPEPHENLHAYHNLVDYQHPDWVKWWGKDWVRAGLGDYDQPPSALVDPVKGSLSFLPDFKTERDEPVGLPVFLQHKQPTGAVAREGYRVRDYLIEWLTDWVREYGVDGFRADTVMHVEPTAWGELRKAADRARAEWSAAHPDDRFAGSPFWMVGEVFGHGPEPSTYQDNGFDALINFAFQTDAAPGASECLAKAEPTYADYARLLAEHPGHNFMSYASSHDTALFSQQTGKDLALQRGMANALLLAPGAAQIFYGDESARLFGPTGSDPFQGTRSDMNWAQQAQPDTAALLDHWRTLGQFRARHPAIGAGRHAKLSTRPYAFSRVLGDDRVVVVQAGASVNR; translated from the coding sequence ATGCACCGCCGGACGCCCGCTTGTCACCTGCTGGCTTTTGCCTTCGCCCTACCCACTCAGCTGGCCTTGGCCGAGCCTTCGATCACGGCACGCATCGCTGACCAACCCATCGATCTTCGCTGGCACGAGATGCAGCCGGAGCGCTACAGCACCGAGTTGACACTGCCTGCCGGCAGGCTCGAACTGGGTACCGCCGGCGCCGCACGGTCGCAGCCGCTGGCGGCATACCGCAAGCAGACGCTGGAGAAAGACACTGCGTTGCGCTTCGACGTTCCCGCACCTGGCCGCTATCGCCTGATCGTCGATACCGGCGAGGACGCCAGCCTGCGCCTGCTGCCCATAAAGGAAGCCGAACCCGCCAAGCCAGGGATCACGTGCCCGGTGTGGCGCGGTGAGCCGGTGAGCGTCAAGGTCGATGGCGTTTTCGCCGAAGGCGAGCGCGTGCGCGACGCCTATAGCGGCCAGACCACGACGGTGCATGACGGCCGGGTCACCCTGACCCCGGCTGCGGGCAGCGATGGTCTGCTGCTGCTCGAAGCCGTCGATACACCCGCCGACATGCCCTACGACTGGCGCAACGCGACCGTCTACTTCGTCATCACCGACCGTTTCGCCAATGGCGACCCGTCCAACGACCGCAGCTACGGCCGTCAGCCCGACGGCGAACAGGAGATCGGCACCTTCCATGGCGGCGACCTGAAGGGACTGACCGGCAAACTCGATTACCTCGCCGAGCTCGGCATCAGCGCCGTCTGGATCACCGCACCCTACGAGCAGATCCATGGCTGGGTCGGTGGCGGCGACAAGGGCGACTTCCGCCATTACGGCTACCACGGCTACTACGCGCTCGACTACACCGAGCTGGACGCCAACATGGGCAGCGAGGCCGATCTGCGCGAATTGATGGCCGAGGCGCATGCGCGCGGCATCCGCGTACTGTTCGACGTGGTGATGAATCACCCCGGCTACTCGACGCTGGCCGACATGCAGACGTTCGGCTTCGGCGGGCTGCGCGAAGGCATGGCGCAATACCTGCCCGCGCAGTGGACTGCTTGGCAGCCCGAGCCCCACGAAAACCTCCACGCCTACCACAATCTGGTCGATTACCAGCACCCGGACTGGGTCAAGTGGTGGGGCAAGGACTGGGTGCGCGCCGGGCTTGGCGACTATGATCAGCCGCCGAGCGCCCTGGTCGATCCGGTCAAGGGCTCGCTGAGCTTCCTGCCCGACTTCAAGACCGAACGCGACGAGCCGGTCGGCCTGCCGGTCTTCCTGCAGCACAAGCAACCCACCGGCGCGGTGGCGCGCGAGGGCTATCGGGTCCGCGATTACCTGATCGAGTGGCTGACCGACTGGGTGCGTGAATACGGCGTCGACGGCTTTCGCGCCGATACCGTGATGCATGTCGAACCCACTGCCTGGGGCGAGCTGCGCAAAGCCGCGGACCGTGCCCGTGCAGAGTGGTCCGCCGCACACCCAGACGACCGCTTCGCCGGCTCGCCGTTCTGGATGGTCGGCGAAGTGTTCGGCCACGGCCCCGAGCCCAGCACTTATCAGGACAACGGCTTCGACGCGCTGATCAACTTCGCCTTCCAGACCGACGCGGCGCCCGGGGCCAGCGAATGCCTGGCCAAGGCCGAGCCGACCTACGCGGACTATGCCCGCCTGCTGGCCGAGCATCCCGGCCACAACTTCATGAGCTACGCCTCGTCCCACGATACCGCCCTGTTCTCCCAGCAGACCGGCAAGGATCTGGCGCTGCAGCGCGGAATGGCCAATGCGCTGTTGCTGGCGCCGGGCGCGGCGCAGATCTTCTACGGCGATGAAAGTGCCCGCCTGTTCGGCCCGACCGGCTCCGACCCGTTTCAGGGCACCCGATCGGACATGAACTGGGCACAGCAGGCGCAGCCGGACACCGCGGCACTGCTCGATCACTGGCGGACGCTGGGCCAGTTCCGTGCACGCCACCCGGCCATCGGCGCCGGACGCCACGCGAAGCTGTCGACGCGGCCCTACGCCTTCTCGCGGGTACTCGGAGACGATCGCGTGGTGGTCGTACAGGCCGGCGCGTCCGTCAATCGCTGA
- the malF gene encoding maltose ABC transporter permease MalF translates to MNALAELPSPAMTNHTRTLHPSLKSGLRWLVWLTFNALSLYLVVALYAQRQLAFAILGLVVTGIASYVFISRRTYAHRYIYPAVAGMLVFVIFPLLYTVGIGFTNYSGSNLLSQEQVKQYHLNQTYLAGERYRFSLHASPEGDRLRVDKGEQGVFVSDPLTGEPKAEEPLAMQPAEDVADLGKALPLRDVIQRRDQLQQWVMRGPDGSLLRLYGLREVAAVQPLYRQADDGVLINNKTGEHLTPNLETGFYVDSDGKALAPGFAVFTGFANFTKVLTDPSIREPFVQIFIWTVAFAALTVLFTLAVGLVLASLLQWDMVRGKPFYRVMLILPYAVPAFISILVFRGLFNQNFGEINLLLDTLFGIRPDWFSDPTLARSMILVVNTWLGYPYMLLLSMGLLQAIPRDLYEASAMDGATPLDNLLKITLPLLIKPLAPLLIASFAFNFNNFVLITLLTRGGPDIIGATTPAGTTDLLVSYTYRIAFQDSGQNFALAAAISTLIFLLVGAMAWLNLKLSKVKV, encoded by the coding sequence GTGAATGCCCTTGCCGAGTTGCCCAGCCCTGCCATGACAAACCATACAAGGACGCTTCATCCCTCGTTGAAATCCGGGTTGCGCTGGTTGGTCTGGCTTACCTTCAACGCGCTCTCGCTGTATCTGGTCGTGGCGCTCTATGCCCAGCGGCAACTGGCGTTCGCCATACTCGGCCTGGTCGTGACGGGAATCGCCAGTTACGTATTCATCAGCCGGCGCACCTACGCCCATCGCTACATCTATCCAGCGGTGGCGGGGATGCTGGTGTTCGTCATCTTTCCGCTGCTGTACACGGTCGGGATCGGCTTCACCAATTACAGCGGCAGCAACCTGCTGAGCCAGGAACAGGTCAAGCAGTATCACCTCAATCAGACCTACCTGGCCGGGGAGCGCTACCGGTTCAGCCTGCACGCCAGCCCCGAGGGCGACCGTCTGCGCGTCGACAAGGGCGAGCAGGGCGTGTTCGTCAGTGATCCGCTGACGGGCGAGCCGAAAGCCGAAGAGCCCCTGGCGATGCAGCCGGCCGAGGACGTCGCCGACCTGGGCAAGGCCTTGCCGTTGCGCGACGTCATCCAGCGCCGCGATCAATTGCAACAGTGGGTCATGCGCGGTCCGGACGGCAGCCTGCTGCGTCTGTATGGCCTGCGCGAAGTGGCCGCTGTGCAGCCGCTCTACCGGCAGGCCGACGACGGCGTGCTGATCAACAACAAGACCGGCGAACACCTGACGCCGAACCTGGAAACGGGCTTCTACGTCGACAGCGACGGCAAGGCGCTGGCGCCTGGTTTCGCGGTATTCACCGGTTTCGCCAACTTCACCAAGGTGCTGACGGATCCGAGCATTCGTGAACCCTTCGTGCAGATATTCATCTGGACGGTGGCCTTCGCCGCCCTGACGGTACTCTTCACGCTGGCCGTCGGCCTGGTGCTGGCGAGCCTGCTGCAGTGGGACATGGTGCGTGGAAAGCCGTTCTATCGGGTAATGCTGATCCTGCCTTACGCCGTGCCGGCATTCATCTCGATCCTGGTCTTCCGTGGGCTGTTCAACCAGAACTTCGGCGAGATCAACCTGCTGCTCGACACGCTGTTCGGAATCCGCCCGGACTGGTTCAGCGATCCCACGCTGGCACGCAGCATGATTCTGGTCGTCAATACCTGGCTCGGTTATCCGTATATGCTGCTGCTGAGCATGGGTTTGCTGCAGGCCATCCCGCGCGATCTCTACGAGGCCTCGGCGATGGACGGCGCGACGCCCCTGGACAACCTGCTGAAGATCACCTTGCCGCTGCTGATCAAGCCGCTGGCCCCGTTGCTGATCGCAAGCTTCGCGTTCAACTTCAACAACTTCGTACTGATTACCCTGCTGACACGCGGCGGGCCCGACATCATCGGTGCGACGACGCCGGCCGGCACCACCGATTTGCTGGTCAGCTACACCTACCGCATCGCTTTCCAGGATTCTGGACAGAACTTCGCCCTCGCGGCCGCCATCTCCACGCTGATCTTCCTGCTGGTCGGTGCCATGGCCTGGCTGAACCTGAAACTCTCGAAAGTGAAAGTGTGA
- a CDS encoding MalM family protein, with protein MKTLRYSLLGLAVLLAAGCGNEPLRRVDALAQTPAPLDMPIHSARQALASAPICCDAIDAFPFQPLPANFSGNVTLDSSAPAYDFKTGKSFFRAFALPRDSKSFEIRLYSQAGDTVLAPSVMLLDSRLRMTRLLDADDFTYVPAEGMKGDSLDARLRVDRLYLDNPGNEQYLVIFASERDSNGKTTLQHPAKAYAKALGNEPPSIPDPVAQHSPVGVIKMVLIEDRVAGQQANTYVPAYSIGGEMGNQLPSTPAPAVLPETQAYYRQGIDAALASKDLERALRLADEAARIGDSEARAYLLERIQIK; from the coding sequence ATGAAAACGCTGCGATATTCCCTGCTTGGCCTGGCCGTGCTGCTGGCAGCCGGTTGTGGCAACGAACCGCTTCGGCGTGTGGATGCGCTGGCGCAGACCCCGGCGCCCCTGGACATGCCGATACACAGCGCGCGCCAGGCGCTGGCTAGCGCCCCGATCTGCTGCGATGCGATCGATGCGTTCCCCTTTCAACCGTTGCCGGCCAACTTCTCCGGTAACGTGACCCTGGATTCCTCTGCCCCGGCCTACGACTTCAAGACCGGCAAGAGCTTCTTCCGCGCCTTCGCCCTGCCGCGTGACAGCAAATCCTTCGAGATTCGCCTGTACAGCCAGGCGGGCGACACCGTACTGGCGCCCAGCGTCATGCTGCTCGACAGCCGCTTGCGCATGACGCGCCTGCTCGATGCCGACGACTTCACCTATGTCCCGGCCGAGGGAATGAAGGGCGACAGCCTCGACGCGCGCCTGCGGGTCGACCGGCTCTATCTGGACAACCCCGGCAACGAACAATACCTGGTGATCTTCGCCTCGGAGCGCGACAGCAACGGCAAGACCACGCTGCAGCACCCGGCCAAGGCCTACGCCAAGGCGTTAGGCAACGAGCCGCCGAGCATCCCCGATCCGGTGGCACAGCATTCGCCGGTTGGCGTGATCAAGATGGTACTGATCGAAGACCGCGTCGCCGGCCAGCAGGCCAACACCTACGTGCCCGCCTACAGCATCGGCGGCGAAATGGGCAATCAGCTGCCCTCGACCCCTGCCCCCGCTGTACTGCCGGAAACCCAGGCCTACTACCGCCAGGGCATCGATGCGGCACTGGCCAGCAAGGATCTGGAACGCGCGCTACGCCTGGCTGACGAGGCGGCCCGCATCGGCGACAGCGAGGCCCGCGCCTATCTGCTGGAGCGCATCCAGATCAAATAG
- a CDS encoding methyl-accepting chemotaxis protein — MSVHPRFSLFRLGFLPRLYLLIAALVALLMLVAGTSLVAIGRLQDNAGQISTTASRLLISESFFSTLQSLTQNLSDALAEDRPEQLDAFVERHQELHQRAVEKLAELDRLTPGHTEAKQRLSELLPELDRRSLALIDAHRGLLQRVGHNAVALRDLQLQFSRLKQDLLQAQFVTHDDLAAYSIKQFIIPFEQVEATMFDAIGSASTGKLDEAATKVAERLPDLRKKLENVLLDLAPHQDSRTDYGHSFRPPFEAIERQLDVAGQGAVGQYYGWLRDKQANREQKDQLSGLQRQARDDIGTLIASAQQASDEQLARAQDTYRLGVIRLLWMAGLSIGVALFMGLWLSRTMRVALGAVTGTLQHLAAGDLRDQCGYRKADEFGRVSEHVNRVAANMRDALAQLGRNADEQDEIARRNADACNQARAGLEQQRSSIGALVASLTELETSFGEVARHAGETAERVGSVETLARQGSELMSDTRESTATLARQLEASVDEIANVEVLSEQIGEILVVIRGIADQTNLLALNAAIEAARAGEQGRGFAVVADEVRGLAQRTAKSTGEIQQRIERLAQGIASAVQSVEKSRAQMQANLDQVGMADQLMQDIRRQVEHIATMSREIDSATGQQRLAAEEVSRGMHAIDSAAEQNMGSVVAISESSDRQARMSAEQQALCARYYT; from the coding sequence ATGTCCGTCCATCCGCGTTTTTCCCTCTTTCGGCTCGGCTTCCTGCCGCGCCTTTATCTGCTGATCGCCGCGCTCGTCGCGTTGCTCATGCTGGTGGCCGGTACCAGCCTGGTGGCGATCGGCCGCTTGCAGGACAACGCCGGACAGATCTCCACCACGGCCTCACGCCTGCTGATCAGCGAAAGCTTTTTCAGCACCTTGCAGAGTCTGACGCAGAACCTCTCCGATGCGCTCGCCGAGGATCGGCCGGAGCAGCTCGATGCGTTTGTCGAACGGCACCAGGAACTGCACCAGCGGGCGGTCGAGAAACTCGCCGAGCTCGATCGCCTGACACCGGGTCACACCGAAGCCAAGCAGCGCTTGAGCGAGTTGTTGCCCGAGCTCGACCGTCGCAGCCTCGCACTGATCGACGCGCATCGCGGCCTGCTCCAGCGCGTCGGCCACAACGCCGTCGCCCTGCGTGATCTGCAGTTGCAGTTCTCGCGCCTCAAGCAGGACCTGTTGCAGGCGCAATTCGTCACCCATGACGACCTGGCGGCCTACTCGATCAAGCAGTTCATCATCCCGTTCGAGCAGGTCGAAGCGACGATGTTCGACGCGATCGGCAGCGCCTCGACCGGCAAGCTCGACGAAGCCGCAACGAAGGTGGCCGAACGCCTGCCAGATTTGAGGAAGAAACTCGAGAATGTGCTGCTGGACCTGGCGCCGCACCAGGACAGCCGCACCGACTACGGGCACAGCTTCCGTCCGCCATTCGAGGCCATCGAGCGGCAGCTGGACGTCGCCGGCCAAGGCGCCGTCGGGCAGTACTACGGCTGGCTTCGCGACAAGCAGGCCAACCGTGAGCAGAAGGACCAGCTCAGCGGCCTGCAGCGCCAGGCCCGCGACGACATCGGCACGCTCATCGCCAGTGCCCAGCAGGCCAGCGACGAGCAGCTCGCCCGGGCCCAGGACACCTACCGGCTTGGCGTGATCCGGCTGCTCTGGATGGCCGGGCTGTCGATCGGGGTCGCGCTGTTCATGGGGTTGTGGCTGAGCCGCACCATGCGCGTTGCGCTCGGCGCTGTCACCGGGACCCTGCAGCACCTGGCCGCCGGCGATCTGCGCGATCAGTGCGGCTATCGCAAGGCCGACGAGTTCGGACGCGTCAGCGAGCACGTCAATCGGGTCGCCGCCAACATGCGTGACGCGCTGGCACAGCTCGGGCGCAACGCCGATGAGCAGGACGAGATCGCGCGCCGCAACGCCGACGCCTGCAACCAGGCGCGCGCCGGCCTCGAGCAGCAGCGCAGCAGCATCGGTGCGCTGGTCGCCAGCCTGACCGAACTGGAGACCAGCTTCGGCGAGGTCGCCCGCCATGCCGGAGAGACGGCTGAACGGGTCGGCAGCGTCGAGACCCTGGCCCGTCAGGGTAGCGAGCTGATGAGCGACACCCGCGAGAGCACCGCCACCCTGGCGCGTCAGCTGGAGGCGAGCGTGGACGAGATCGCCAACGTCGAGGTGCTCAGCGAGCAGATCGGTGAAATCCTGGTGGTCATCCGCGGCATCGCCGACCAGACCAATCTGCTCGCGCTCAACGCGGCCATCGAGGCGGCGCGTGCGGGCGAGCAGGGGCGCGGCTTCGCCGTGGTCGCCGACGAGGTGCGCGGGCTGGCCCAGCGCACGGCGAAGTCGACCGGAGAGATCCAGCAACGCATCGAGCGCCTGGCGCAGGGCATCGCCTCGGCGGTGCAATCGGTGGAGAAAAGTCGCGCGCAGATGCAGGCCAACCTCGATCAGGTCGGCATGGCCGATCAGCTGATGCAGGACATCCGCCGTCAGGTCGAACACATCGCGACCATGTCGCGGGAAATCGACTCGGCGACCGGTCAACAGCGCCTTGCCGCCGAGGAAGTGTCGCGGGGCATGCATGCGATCGACTCGGCCGCCGAGCAGAACATGGGCAGCGTGGTGGCGATCAGCGAAAGCAGCGACCGGCAGGCGCGGATGTCAGCCGAACAGCAGGCGTTGTGCGCGCGCTATTACACCTGA
- the malE gene encoding maltose/maltodextrin ABC transporter substrate-binding protein MalE, whose amino-acid sequence MNKTLLGMAAMGLAATFSLPMPVMAAIEEGKLVIWINGDKGYKGLEKVGQKFTAETGIPVEVAHPDSATDKFQQAAATGNGPDIFIWAHDRIGEWAKSGLITPITPSAETKGEVADFAWDAVSYGNKLWGYPISVETIGLIYNKALVNTPPKSFDEVFALNEKLAANGKRAILWDYNNTYFTWPLLAANGGYVFEKTDAGLDVKSTGVNNAGAKQGGKVLADLIEKGVMPKGADYSVAEAAFNKGDSAMIISGPWAWSNIEKSGIDFGVAPIPSINGEPGKPFVGVTAATLNAASPNKDLAVEFLENYLLDVEGLKTVNADVPLGAVANKAYMEELSSNPHIKATFENAQMGEPMPNVPEMGMFWSSMAAALTNITSGRQTVDAALDDAAKRITR is encoded by the coding sequence ATGAACAAAACGCTGTTGGGTATGGCCGCGATGGGTCTGGCTGCGACCTTCAGTCTTCCGATGCCGGTAATGGCAGCGATCGAAGAAGGCAAGCTGGTTATCTGGATCAACGGTGACAAAGGCTACAAGGGCCTGGAAAAGGTCGGCCAGAAATTCACCGCCGAAACGGGCATCCCGGTCGAAGTGGCACATCCGGACAGTGCCACCGACAAGTTCCAGCAGGCCGCCGCGACCGGCAACGGTCCCGACATCTTCATCTGGGCCCATGACCGCATCGGCGAGTGGGCCAAGAGCGGACTGATCACCCCGATCACACCAAGCGCAGAGACCAAGGGCGAAGTAGCTGATTTCGCCTGGGACGCGGTGAGCTACGGCAACAAGCTGTGGGGCTACCCGATTTCGGTGGAAACCATCGGCCTGATCTACAACAAGGCGCTGGTCAACACGCCGCCGAAGAGCTTCGACGAAGTCTTCGCGCTCAATGAAAAACTCGCCGCCAACGGCAAGCGCGCCATCCTCTGGGACTACAACAACACCTATTTCACCTGGCCGCTGCTGGCAGCCAACGGTGGCTATGTGTTCGAGAAGACCGACGCTGGCCTCGACGTCAAGTCGACCGGCGTCAACAACGCCGGCGCCAAGCAGGGCGGCAAGGTCCTCGCCGATCTGATCGAGAAGGGCGTCATGCCCAAAGGGGCCGACTACAGCGTCGCCGAAGCCGCCTTCAACAAGGGCGACTCGGCGATGATCATCAGCGGGCCCTGGGCCTGGAGCAACATCGAGAAGAGCGGCATCGACTTCGGTGTGGCGCCGATTCCGTCGATCAATGGCGAACCCGGCAAACCCTTCGTGGGCGTCACCGCGGCGACCCTCAACGCAGCCAGCCCGAACAAGGACCTGGCCGTCGAGTTCCTGGAAAACTACCTGCTGGACGTCGAGGGCCTGAAGACGGTCAACGCCGATGTCCCGCTGGGTGCCGTGGCGAACAAGGCGTACATGGAGGAGCTGTCGAGCAACCCGCACATCAAGGCTACCTTCGAGAACGCGCAGATGGGCGAACCCATGCCGAACGTACCGGAGATGGGGATGTTCTGGTCGTCCATGGCGGCCGCGCTGACCAACATCACCTCGGGCCGGCAGACAGTCGACGCCGCCCTGGATGATGCCGCCAAGCGCATCACCCGCTGA
- a CDS encoding glucan 1,4-alpha-maltotetraohydrolase domain-containing protein: MRHALSTTRLALAASSLLLTLGTAHAADLTGKSPAGVRYHGGDEIILQGFHWNTVREAPNAWYDRLREMAPTIAADGFSAIWMPVPWRDFSSWSDGANSGGGEGYFWHDFNKNGRYGSDGQLKQAAAALNAAKVKVLYDVVPNHMNRGYPDKEINLPAGQGFWRHDCSDPGNYANDCDDGDRFMGGDADLNTANPQVFGMFRDEFANLRGNYGAGGFRFDFVRGYAGERVDSWMSAAHDNAFCVGELWKSPGEYPSWDWRNTASWQQVIKDWSDRAKCPVFDFALKERMQNGSIADWKNGLNGNPDPRWREVAVTFIDNHDTGYSPGQNGGQHHWALRDDLVRQAYAYILSSPGTPVVYWSHMYDWGQGPLIRQLIQIRRAAGIRADSAIEFHSGYSGLVATVQGTAQTLVIALGSNLDNPGQVSSASFNQALSQDNGQIRIWTTGGSGENGGDDGGDGGLVSVNFRCDNGVTQWGDSVYAVGNLTQLGSWNPANAVRLTDVSSYPTWKGSISLPAQQAVEWKCIVRSEANPSQVKTWQPGGNNRLTSAAGASTSGSF, encoded by the coding sequence ATGAGACATGCCTTATCTACGACCCGCCTCGCCTTGGCGGCGTCTTCCCTGTTGCTGACCCTGGGTACGGCCCATGCCGCCGACCTGACGGGCAAGAGCCCGGCCGGCGTGCGTTACCACGGTGGCGACGAAATCATTCTGCAGGGTTTTCACTGGAACACCGTGCGCGAGGCGCCCAATGCCTGGTACGACAGGCTGCGCGAGATGGCGCCGACCATCGCCGCCGACGGCTTCAGCGCCATCTGGATGCCGGTGCCCTGGCGCGACTTCTCAAGCTGGAGCGACGGTGCCAACTCCGGCGGCGGCGAAGGTTACTTCTGGCACGACTTCAACAAGAACGGTCGCTACGGCAGCGATGGCCAGCTCAAGCAGGCGGCTGCCGCGTTGAACGCCGCGAAGGTAAAGGTGCTTTACGACGTGGTGCCCAACCACATGAACCGCGGCTATCCCGACAAGGAAATCAACCTGCCGGCTGGCCAGGGCTTCTGGCGGCACGACTGCAGCGACCCGGGCAACTATGCCAACGACTGCGATGACGGTGATCGCTTCATGGGCGGCGATGCGGACCTCAACACCGCCAACCCCCAGGTGTTTGGCATGTTCCGCGACGAGTTCGCGAACCTGCGCGGCAACTACGGCGCTGGCGGCTTTCGCTTCGACTTCGTCCGCGGTTACGCCGGGGAGCGGGTCGACAGCTGGATGAGCGCGGCCCATGACAACGCATTCTGCGTGGGCGAACTGTGGAAATCGCCCGGCGAATATCCGAGCTGGGACTGGCGCAACACGGCCAGCTGGCAGCAGGTGATCAAGGATTGGTCCGACCGGGCCAAATGCCCGGTCTTCGACTTCGCCCTCAAGGAGCGGATGCAGAATGGCTCGATCGCCGACTGGAAGAACGGCCTCAACGGCAATCCCGACCCGCGCTGGCGCGAAGTGGCGGTGACCTTCATCGACAACCACGACACCGGCTATTCGCCGGGGCAGAACGGTGGCCAGCATCACTGGGCGCTGCGTGACGATCTGGTCCGCCAGGCCTATGCCTATATCCTCTCCAGCCCTGGCACGCCGGTGGTCTACTGGTCGCACATGTACGACTGGGGGCAGGGTCCGCTGATCCGCCAGCTGATCCAGATCCGCCGCGCCGCGGGCATCCGGGCGGACTCGGCCATCGAGTTCCACAGCGGCTACTCGGGGCTGGTCGCTACGGTGCAGGGCACGGCGCAGACGTTGGTGATCGCCCTGGGTTCGAACCTGGACAACCCGGGCCAGGTCAGCAGTGCCAGCTTCAATCAGGCATTGAGTCAGGACAACGGCCAGATTCGGATCTGGACCACCGGCGGCAGCGGCGAAAACGGCGGCGATGATGGCGGCGACGGCGGCCTGGTCAGCGTCAATTTCCGTTGCGACAACGGTGTAACCCAGTGGGGCGACAGCGTCTATGCGGTCGGCAATCTGACGCAACTCGGCAGCTGGAACCCGGCCAACGCGGTCCGCCTCACCGATGTCAGCAGCTACCCGACCTGGAAGGGCAGCATCAGCCTGCCGGCGCAGCAGGCGGTGGAGTGGAAGTGCATCGTGCGCAGCGAAGCCAATCCGAGTCAGGTCAAGACCTGGCAGCCAGGCGGCAACAACCGCCTCACCAGTGCCGCGGGCGCCAGTACCAGCGGTTCCTTCTAA